A window of the Polaribacter sp. HaHaR_3_91 genome harbors these coding sequences:
- a CDS encoding carboxypeptidase-like regulatory domain-containing protein — protein sequence MSKAITFLAFFISFLSLEAQEKRTNLTGKTVLDSLAIPDVHIINQNTSIGTITNTNGFFEIPVKVGDTLYYSHLKYIDKHIIITDKMLSTKRISIPLEEETVVLKEMVLEKQRSIFYQDPEILQNNGIVVDAKFLNLPYANVKAKKDKSIVKFQSGASVNLDNLINILNGNAKREKQLKEMALEDTELKKVRDYFTDDFFITDLKIEKIYINQFLNDCIDKNIIRIFKRENKLDVLKLLMRESKLFPKRIVDEELYLTNQ from the coding sequence ATGTCAAAAGCGATTACTTTTCTTGCCTTTTTTATAAGTTTTCTATCCTTAGAAGCTCAAGAAAAAAGAACTAACCTAACTGGTAAAACTGTTTTAGATAGTTTGGCTATTCCAGATGTTCATATCATTAACCAAAATACAAGTATTGGTACGATTACCAATACCAATGGTTTTTTTGAAATACCTGTTAAAGTAGGAGATACTTTATATTACTCTCATTTAAAATATATAGACAAGCATATTATTATTACAGACAAAATGCTTTCAACCAAAAGAATAAGCATTCCATTAGAAGAAGAAACGGTTGTTTTAAAAGAAATGGTATTAGAGAAACAACGTAGTATTTTTTACCAAGATCCAGAAATACTGCAAAATAATGGTATCGTCGTAGACGCAAAATTCTTAAATTTACCCTATGCTAATGTAAAAGCAAAAAAAGATAAATCTATTGTAAAATTTCAATCTGGAGCTTCTGTTAATTTAGACAATTTAATAAATATATTAAACGGAAATGCAAAAAGAGAAAAACAACTAAAGGAAATGGCTTTAGAAGATACGGAACTTAAAAAAGTAAGAGACTATTTTACCGATGACTTTTTTATCACAGATTTAAAAATTGAAAAAATCTATATCAATCAGTTTTTAAATGATTGTATAGATAAAAATATCATTCGCATTTTTAAGAGAGAAAACAAATTAGATGTGCTTAAGTTATTAATGAGAGAAAGCAAACTATTTCCTAAACGAATAGTTGACGAAGAACTCTACTTAACGAACCAATAA
- the pepE gene encoding dipeptidase PepE: protein MKKMIIASTSTVHGSSYLEYLLPTLKTHFKEVKQLLFIPYARPSGISYDEYTTIAKNAFSNINIDVKGIHEFDNAKEAIQNSEAVFTGGGNTFELVNQLYKNDVLSTLKQVLDNGTPYLGTSAGSNICGINMKNTNDMPIVYPPSFTTLGCIPFNINAHYLDPIEGSTHMGETRETRIKEFHVFNETAVLGLREGSWLEVINDDIFLRGKLTARLFEQNKQPIELKSGGLIKF, encoded by the coding sequence ATGAAAAAAATGATTATTGCAAGTACATCAACAGTACACGGAAGTAGCTATTTAGAATATTTATTACCTACTTTAAAAACACATTTTAAGGAAGTAAAACAATTACTATTTATTCCATATGCAAGACCAAGCGGAATTAGTTATGACGAGTATACTACAATAGCAAAAAATGCTTTTTCAAATATTAATATTGATGTAAAAGGAATCCATGAATTTGACAATGCTAAAGAAGCAATTCAAAATTCTGAAGCTGTTTTTACTGGAGGAGGAAATACTTTTGAGTTGGTCAATCAATTGTACAAAAACGATGTATTATCAACTTTAAAGCAAGTGTTAGATAACGGTACTCCGTACTTAGGTACAAGTGCCGGTAGTAATATTTGTGGTATAAATATGAAGAATACCAATGATATGCCAATTGTGTATCCACCTAGTTTTACAACTTTAGGATGTATTCCTTTTAATATAAATGCGCATTATTTAGATCCTATTGAAGGTTCTACTCACATGGGAGAAACAAGAGAAACACGTATCAAAGAGTTTCATGTTTTTAACGAAACTGCAGTTTTAGGTCTGCGAGAAGGAAGTTGGTTAGAAGTTATTAATGATGATATTTTTTTAAGAGGTAAATTGACTGCCCGTTTGTTTGAACAAAATAAGCAGCCAATAGAATTAAAAAGTGGGGGATTAATTAAATTTTAA
- a CDS encoding SDR family oxidoreductase, with translation MKLKNKVVIITGSSKGIGKEMAILFAENKAKVIVNYSSSEAEANETVKTIIANGGEAIAIKADVSVRKEVTHLFDKTIEVYGKIDVLVNNAGVMKSKKLKDITEQDFDTHFNVNVKGLYNTLQEAESKLADNGNIINISSSTVKLMLPTYAIYSATKAAVEQISRVFSKEIGRGISVNALAPGPTETELFLKGKSTEFIEQLSSMNAFNRLAKPIDIARVALFLASDDSKWVSGQVIGANGAMV, from the coding sequence ATGAAACTAAAAAACAAAGTAGTTATTATTACAGGTTCTTCTAAAGGAATCGGAAAAGAGATGGCAATATTATTCGCAGAAAATAAAGCTAAAGTAATTGTAAATTACTCTAGTAGTGAAGCTGAAGCGAATGAGACCGTAAAAACAATAATCGCCAACGGCGGGGAAGCAATAGCTATAAAAGCAGATGTTAGTGTCAGAAAAGAAGTAACACATCTATTTGATAAAACCATTGAGGTTTATGGCAAAATAGATGTTCTAGTTAACAATGCAGGTGTTATGAAATCTAAAAAATTAAAAGACATTACCGAACAAGATTTCGACACTCATTTTAACGTAAATGTAAAAGGCTTGTATAATACTTTACAAGAAGCGGAAAGTAAACTTGCTGATAATGGTAATATCATTAACATCTCTTCTAGTACCGTAAAATTAATGTTACCAACATACGCCATTTATTCTGCAACAAAAGCTGCCGTAGAACAAATATCACGTGTGTTTTCTAAAGAAATCGGTAGAGGAATTTCTGTAAATGCATTAGCTCCTGGACCAACTGAAACCGAATTATTTTTAAAAGGAAAATCAACAGAATTTATAGAACAATTAAGTTCTATGAACGCTTTTAACAGATTAGCAAAACCTATAGATATTGCTAGAGTCGCATTATTTTTAGCAAGCGATGATTCTAAATGGGTTTCTGGTCAAGTTATTGGTGCAAACGGAGCTATGGTATAA
- a CDS encoding carboxypeptidase-like regulatory domain-containing protein, giving the protein MEKKLLTIFLFVITLPSLSQNNGTLISSRILDSLGIVKNANIINLNTNQGTFSSDSGRFQIYAKKGDTLRISSIQHITQKIKITPQIIENKALIIILKPNTYVLDAFELKRHDLIGRLAVDVKSIPTEEKYALLKSNMDFSNVDFSLKDHRIDANDRAKSKVVNTVANSYSGLNAAGLIGSLFSSKKFEKTQLLDAKLDRKKALGNKILLELGEDFFFEKLKIPKEKYYHFLDYCDYLDLDKIYNENKVLKLIEIFQKESVPYLEIIKEE; this is encoded by the coding sequence ATGGAAAAAAAACTACTTACTATTTTCTTATTTGTTATAACACTCCCCTCGTTGTCTCAAAATAATGGGACGTTAATTTCTAGTAGAATTTTAGATTCTCTTGGCATTGTAAAAAATGCAAATATTATCAACCTAAATACCAATCAAGGTACATTTTCTTCGGATTCTGGGCGTTTTCAAATCTATGCTAAAAAAGGAGATACTTTAAGAATTTCATCCATACAACACATCACACAAAAGATAAAGATTACTCCGCAAATTATAGAAAATAAAGCGCTTATTATTATACTAAAACCAAATACCTATGTTTTGGATGCATTCGAATTAAAAAGACATGACTTAATTGGTAGATTGGCGGTAGATGTTAAAAGCATACCTACTGAAGAAAAATACGCTTTATTAAAAAGTAATATGGATTTTTCTAATGTAGACTTCTCGTTAAAAGATCATAGAATTGATGCTAATGATAGAGCAAAATCTAAAGTAGTAAATACCGTTGCCAATTCTTACTCAGGACTTAATGCTGCTGGACTAATTGGAAGTCTTTTTTCTTCTAAAAAATTCGAAAAAACACAATTACTAGACGCAAAGTTAGATCGTAAAAAAGCATTGGGAAACAAAATATTACTAGAACTTGGTGAAGATTTTTTCTTTGAAAAATTAAAAATCCCTAAGGAAAAATATTATCATTTTTTAGATTATTGTGATTATTTAGATCTCGATAAAATATATAACGAAAATAAAGTTTTAAAACTTATAGAAATATTTCAGAAAGAAAGTGTTCCGTATTTAGAAATCATAAAAGAAGAATAA